The genome window CGCTCTGCTGAAGCGGCGCCTGGCCGCTGGCATCGCGGCGTTTGTCTGCTGAAGCGGCGCTTGGCCGCAAGCCTGCCTGCGCAGGCGGGCAAGCGCCGTCCGGCAGCAAACAAAGGCCCGCCGTCCTGCGAGGCGGGCGCTAGCGGAGCGGCGAGTAGGGCAGCGCAAACACCGGGTACAGCCGTTCCCGCGGCGCCAGCGTGCGCACGCCGCGGAAGAACTGGTTCGTTCCCTCGTTCGACGGTTCGTACCCCGACTGCCGCATCGGCCCCTTCCAGAGGTCGATCACCTCGTTCTGCTTTCCCGTGATTGCGCGCCAGTTCGCGACAAGCGGCAGCGCCTTCGCCGCCGCCTCCATCCCCTGCTTTAGCTGCGCCATCTTTCCCGGGGCAACATCCATCGCGGCCACCGTGTACACCTTGAGGGGCGTCTCGCGGCTCTGCGCCGATGCCTCCTTCAGCGTCTCCGGCGGCACGGCAAACGGCTCGAACAGGCGCCGCGATCGCTCGGGCGCGGCCTCTTCCAGCCGCTTTTCGCACTCCGCCCAGCCTTCGTCCTGCCGCGCTCTCTCGCGAAATTCCCCGAGCGCCGCGAAGTCATCGAACTCCAGCACCTGCGTCACCTGACAAAACCACTCGATGTCGCTGTACCAGGCCGCCGCCAGCCGCGCCCTCAGGCGCTCGTACGCCGGTAGCAGCGTCTCCCCGGCCAGCGTGACGAACTTGTCCAGCCCCTCGGGGCTCGCCGGCTCCACGTTGAAGGTTTCCCACAAGTAGATCATCATTTCCTCCTGCTAGCGCTTGCAGCACAAAGGCTCCACCCAGCGGGGAATGCTGCGTCCGCGCCGGTACAGCACCCCGAGGACGAGCAGCGCCGCTATCGATACCGTGAGAAAGGCGATCCCGCCGAAAAGAGTGATTGTCGCGGCTGCGTCCAGCGCCCCGATGGTTTCGTCCGTCAGAACGTCCGCCAGCTCGAAGGCGGTACCCGCCGCCGCCAGGCCGACCGCCAACGCCAGAACGAGGCGCACGGTGGGCCCGGTAACGTAGGCCGTCGCCACCGCGCCCACCTGCGTGCCCAGCGAGGCGCCGATCAGGAGAAGGAGCGAGGCGAATATCAGGACGTTCGCGCTCATGGTGTGTCTCAGCGTGCCGTAGCTTGCGGTGAAGATCATCTGGAGCAGGCCGGTGCCCACCGCCAGGTGCGAGGGCACGCCGACCAGGTAAATCAGCGCCGGGTTCAGCACGAAGCCGCCGCCTACGCCGATAAGGCCGGCGAGGACGCCCGTAAAGAACCCTATCACTATCAGCACCCAGAACGAGATGCGCACCCGCGAACGCGGCAAGTCGACCATCGGCCACAGACGCAGCGCGTGCAGGCGGCGCCACAGCCCCGACGACACCAGCTCCCTCGGTGAAATGTCGCCGGCGAGCCCCGGCATCGCCATAAGTTGCTGCGAACGTCGCGTCTCCCAGACCGTAAACACGCTGATGAACGCCATCAGCGCCAGCGACGCCGAGAGGACGCCTTCGTCGGCCACGCCTCTGTCCTTCAGCCAGTTCACCAGCGCGACGCCCCCCTCGACGCCCGCCAGCGTGCCGATCACCGTCAGCGCCCCCAGCCTCAGGTCGACGTTGCCCAACTGACGGTGTCGCATCGTCGCCACCACGGCGTTGCCGGAGATGTGGGCGAGCCCGGTGCCGACGGCAATCGGCGCCGGGAACCCCATGACGATCAGCGCCGGCGTGACGATGAACCCTCCGCCGACGCCCACGAATCCCGCGAGCACCCCCAGCGCGAACCCGAGGAACAGGAGAACGACGGGGCTTGCCTCGAGGCCGGGCACCTCGGAGAAGGTGATCACTCCTGGCCGTCCTCCTCGAAATGGCGGATCTCGCGCACGCGGTATCCCAGCGCCTCCGTCAGACGGATGAGCAGCAGGCCGAGGAGCGACCCCGTGACGAGCATCAGCCCGACGTTGTAGAGGACGGGGAAGAGATCGCGGCCTTCCTGCGCGTCGCGGAAGAGCTCGGCGAGCTCGCCCTCGATATGCCAGTAGACGGCGTGCCCGATGATCGCGGCGAGCGCCAGGGCAAGGAAGAACGCCTGGATGAAGGCTCTTCGCCTCGATCGGTCGTCCGGCTCCATTAGTGGCCTCCAGCGGAACGAAAGCAAGAGGGGCGCGCCCCGATCTTAAGCGCGCCCCCGCCTGGCGTCAAAAGCGGCGCTTACTCGCCGATGACCTTGACGACCACCCGCTTGCGGCGCTGCCCGTCGAATTCGGCGTAGAACACCTGCTCCCACGGCCCGAGGTCGAGCCGGCCGTCGGTCACCGGCAGCACCACCTGGTGATGCAGGAGCGAGCGCTTCAGGTGGGCGTCGGCGTTGGTCTCGCCGGTGCGGTGGTGCCGGTAGTCAGGCCGGAACGGCGCGAGCTGCTCCAGCCACTCCCAGAGGTCCTGCCACAACCCCGGTTCGTTATCGTTCACCCAGATCGCCGACGTGATGTGCATGGCGCTAACGAGGCACAGGCCCTCGCGCACACCCGATTCCCTGACCGCCGCCTGCACGTCGTCCGTCACGTTTACGAGCTCTCGAGGCGACTTCGTATTGAACCAGAGGTAGTGGGTGTGCGTCTTCATCAGATGCGCGACCCGGCCTATGCGGTGACGACGCCGGGGATGAACTCCGGAGGGCGCACCACCTTCATCTTCAACGCCTCCATTGAGCAGCCGACGACGCAGGCGCCGCAGCCGAAGCACTTCTCCGCCTCGATCGCCGCCTTGAGGCCGTCATCCGTCTCCACCATCTCCACGGCGTCGAACTGGCAGCGGTCGACGCACAGGCCGCAACCGTTGCAGTCGTCCGGCGACGCCAGATAGGCCTCGTAGCGGCTCTTCTCCCACCACTGCGAGACCGGCACGCCGCCCTGGTCCATCGCCACGTACTCTTCACAGCAGTCGCGACAGCACTGGCAGCTCGTGTTGATGCCCGTCATGTTGGCGTTGTTCGCCCAGCGGTGGATAAGACCGTCCTCCTCGACGTCGTCGCAGAGCAGGAGCGCCTCCTCCAGCGACAGCTTGCGCCCCGAGCCGCGGTTGATGACGTATTCGGCGCCGCGCCCGAACTGGAGGCAGTGCCACGTCTTCGCCTCTTCCGTGTGGGCGCACTGCTCGCCGACCGCTGTCGTGCGGTAGCGGCAGGAGCAGGGCACGACGGCGATGATGTCCTGCGCCTTCAGGATTTCGTGGAAGTTCTCGGCGGGAAGGATGTCCGGCAGGTCTTTGATGGCGCGGTAAGCGGGGATTACCCGCGTGATGCGGGTGGTGGCCCCTTTGAACATCGCCGCCATGCGCGGGTACATCTCTTCCTTGCAGAAGTCGTGCCACTTCTG of Dehalococcoidia bacterium contains these proteins:
- a CDS encoding sulfite exporter TauE/SafE family protein, with protein sequence MITFSEVPGLEASPVVLLFLGFALGVLAGFVGVGGGFIVTPALIVMGFPAPIAVGTGLAHISGNAVVATMRHRQLGNVDLRLGALTVIGTLAGVEGGVALVNWLKDRGVADEGVLSASLALMAFISVFTVWETRRSQQLMAMPGLAGDISPRELVSSGLWRRLHALRLWPMVDLPRSRVRISFWVLIVIGFFTGVLAGLIGVGGGFVLNPALIYLVGVPSHLAVGTGLLQMIFTASYGTLRHTMSANVLIFASLLLLIGASLGTQVGAVATAYVTGPTVRLVLALAVGLAAAGTAFELADVLTDETIGALDAAATITLFGGIAFLTVSIAALLVLGVLYRRGRSIPRWVEPLCCKR
- a CDS encoding secondary thiamine-phosphate synthase enzyme YjbQ, which translates into the protein MKTHTHYLWFNTKSPRELVNVTDDVQAAVRESGVREGLCLVSAMHITSAIWVNDNEPGLWQDLWEWLEQLAPFRPDYRHHRTGETNADAHLKRSLLHHQVVLPVTDGRLDLGPWEQVFYAEFDGQRRKRVVVKVIGE
- a CDS encoding 4Fe-4S binding protein, giving the protein MTQTDAYDTLTERLGFPGSTRLRSILEMLMTKEEAALAEALPGSIAEVAQKTGVPEEQVRASLDRLYYKGVVFPKGDFANREYYRFARQIIQLHDAVQATSNLDPEKDRPFFQKWHDFCKEEMYPRMAAMFKGATTRITRVIPAYRAIKDLPDILPAENFHEILKAQDIIAVVPCSCRYRTTAVGEQCAHTEEAKTWHCLQFGRGAEYVINRGSGRKLSLEEALLLCDDVEEDGLIHRWANNANMTGINTSCQCCRDCCEEYVAMDQGGVPVSQWWEKSRYEAYLASPDDCNGCGLCVDRCQFDAVEMVETDDGLKAAIEAEKCFGCGACVVGCSMEALKMKVVRPPEFIPGVVTA
- a CDS encoding NIPSNAP family protein — translated: MIYLWETFNVEPASPEGLDKFVTLAGETLLPAYERLRARLAAAWYSDIEWFCQVTQVLEFDDFAALGEFRERARQDEGWAECEKRLEEAAPERSRRLFEPFAVPPETLKEASAQSRETPLKVYTVAAMDVAPGKMAQLKQGMEAAAKALPLVANWRAITGKQNEVIDLWKGPMRQSGYEPSNEGTNQFFRGVRTLAPRERLYPVFALPYSPLR